One window of Robiginitalea biformata HTCC2501 genomic DNA carries:
- a CDS encoding amidohydrolase family protein, with the protein MQKAILFALLLLGGALSAQQPLSEGPFDQLIIRGATLINGNGAPPIGPVDIVIEKNRIARVANVGFPGVAIDPENRPELQAGGREIEAAGMYVLPGFVDMHGHIGGRAQGAEPDYVFKLWMGHGITTVREPSGRGVDFTLDLKRKSAENQIIAPRILAYTGFGQGHDGPVSTPEQAREWVRENAGKGADGIKFFGAEPAIMQAALEENKRLGLRSACHHAQLAVARWNVLHSARAGLTSMEHWYGLPEALFADRTVQDYPLDYNYANEQHRFEEAGKLWAQAAPPYSDHWNAVMEELLALDFTLDPTFNIYEASRDLHRARRAEWHEEYTLPSLWRFYAPSKVSHGSYWHYWGTEQEVAWKENYRLWMTFVNEYKNRGGRVTAGSDSGFIYQLYGFGYIRELELLREAGFHPLEVIRAATLNGAEALGMEGEIGSVEVGKLADLVIIGENPLENLKVLYGTGAIKLTEANEVVRVGGVKYTIKDGIVYDSKALLEDVRNQVRQAKESEGWELKQPGKD; encoded by the coding sequence ATGCAAAAAGCAATCCTATTCGCCCTGCTCCTTTTGGGAGGAGCGCTCTCCGCACAACAGCCGCTCTCCGAAGGCCCTTTTGACCAATTGATCATTCGCGGCGCCACCCTGATCAACGGCAACGGGGCACCCCCTATCGGGCCGGTGGATATCGTCATCGAAAAAAACCGGATTGCCCGGGTGGCCAATGTGGGATTCCCGGGGGTGGCCATCGATCCGGAGAACCGGCCGGAACTGCAAGCCGGCGGGCGGGAAATCGAGGCAGCAGGCATGTACGTTTTGCCAGGTTTTGTCGACATGCACGGACATATCGGGGGCCGGGCCCAGGGGGCGGAACCGGATTATGTCTTTAAGTTATGGATGGGGCACGGGATTACCACGGTTCGGGAACCCAGTGGCCGCGGGGTCGATTTCACCCTGGATTTAAAGCGGAAAAGTGCCGAAAACCAAATCATCGCACCCCGGATCCTGGCCTATACAGGCTTTGGCCAGGGGCACGACGGACCCGTCAGCACGCCGGAACAAGCCCGGGAATGGGTACGGGAAAACGCCGGGAAAGGGGCGGACGGCATCAAATTTTTCGGGGCGGAGCCGGCGATCATGCAGGCCGCCCTGGAGGAGAATAAAAGACTGGGGCTGCGATCGGCATGCCACCACGCTCAATTGGCCGTTGCCCGCTGGAATGTGCTCCACTCAGCACGGGCCGGGCTGACGAGCATGGAGCACTGGTACGGTTTACCCGAAGCGCTGTTTGCAGACCGGACGGTACAGGACTATCCGCTGGATTACAACTACGCAAACGAACAACACCGGTTTGAGGAAGCCGGAAAACTCTGGGCCCAGGCAGCTCCCCCCTACTCGGACCATTGGAATGCAGTGATGGAGGAATTGCTCGCCCTGGACTTTACCCTGGACCCGACCTTCAATATCTACGAAGCGAGCCGGGACCTGCACCGGGCCCGTCGGGCGGAATGGCACGAGGAATATACCCTGCCCTCCCTCTGGCGGTTCTATGCGCCCAGCAAGGTCTCCCATGGCTCCTATTGGCACTATTGGGGGACGGAGCAGGAAGTTGCCTGGAAGGAGAACTACCGGCTCTGGATGACGTTTGTGAATGAATACAAAAACCGGGGGGGACGGGTTACCGCCGGTTCGGATTCCGGTTTTATCTACCAGCTCTACGGGTTTGGGTATATCCGGGAGCTCGAATTGCTCCGTGAGGCCGGGTTCCACCCGTTGGAGGTGATCCGCGCGGCCACCCTGAACGGGGCGGAAGCCCTGGGAATGGAAGGGGAAATCGGCAGTGTGGAGGTGGGGAAACTCGCCGACCTGGTAATCATCGGGGAAAACCCCCTGGAAAACCTGAAAGTACTTTATGGTACGGGAGCCATCAAACTGACTGAAGCCAATGAGGTGGTCCGCGTTGGCGGGGTCAAATACACGATCAAGGACGGGATTGTCTACGACTCAAAGGCGCTGCTGGAGGATGTGCGCAATCAGGTTCGTCAGGCCAAGGAGTCCGAGGGCTGGGAGTTGAAACAGCCCGGAAAGGACTGA
- a CDS encoding M14 family metallopeptidase, translated as MRNTLVILLLACSTCLFSQDYFLKQYEPYKSGIPSPEEFLGYGIGEYHTRHDRIVRYLEVLAEASDRAQIETYGHTHEQRPLVILRISSAENLGQLETLRERHLEFTNPDTPFRADPDLPVFINLGYNVHGNEPSSSEAALLTAYILVASEDPRVAGYREESVVFLDPTINPDGRDRHTQWANSYRGNPLVSDPQDAEHNEYFPGGRTNHYWFDLNRDWLLAINPESRGKLNWYHTWYPNVVTDFHEMGTQSTHFFEPMKVNGSRDPIMPRENYEDLNELFAGYFVQAHDSLGSLYFTKEVFDGTYPGYGSSYPDLQGGLGLLFEQASSRGHSQKTAYGKITFPFTIRNQLVSGMATVRAAVENKDYLQRYQKEFFTSALRNAAAGRARAYRIPANPDKNRMKAFLDKLLIHRVKVYEDGRGGFVVPAGQPQYRMVQTFFETYRQYRDSVFYDASAWSVANFYNIDYRAERNFRLGEAVTSLKDLFPVTPVEKSEYAYLIDWNDYNAPALLHELQNKGLVLASSFKPFTTRTGGAEKRFGYGTLVLPVQLQSKSPDEVYQLLREAQETHQVPAFGVASGYHLRGIDLGSRYVAPLEQPKAAMLIGEGVRSYEAGEVWHLLDTRVHMPITKIPLRDFGGASLDDYNTLVLVSGRYSFSDREERKIKDWVSKGNTLVAIAGAAEYAIEKGWVKEKLTEKEQDTTAATERKPYVDAPENLGKESVGGVILQADLDRTHPLAFGYTDSRIPVYKNNEVWLQPSKNPYATVAAYTENPHLDGFLTRENLEDYAKGSASLLVSPLGGGRVVLFADNPNFRGSWYGTNRLFLNALFLGNHIRVPD; from the coding sequence ATGCGAAATACACTTGTAATCCTGCTGCTGGCATGCAGCACCTGCCTGTTTTCTCAGGACTATTTCCTCAAACAATACGAACCCTATAAATCCGGCATCCCTTCCCCTGAGGAATTCCTGGGCTACGGCATCGGGGAATACCACACCCGCCACGACCGGATTGTCCGATACCTGGAGGTTCTCGCTGAGGCTTCGGACCGGGCGCAGATAGAAACCTATGGGCATACCCACGAGCAACGGCCGCTGGTAATCCTTCGAATCAGCTCGGCAGAAAACCTCGGGCAACTCGAAACCCTCAGGGAGCGCCACCTGGAATTTACCAACCCGGATACCCCGTTCCGTGCAGACCCGGACCTGCCGGTATTTATCAACCTGGGGTATAACGTGCACGGCAACGAGCCCTCCAGCTCCGAGGCGGCCCTGCTGACGGCCTATATCCTCGTTGCCTCCGAAGACCCCCGGGTTGCGGGCTACCGCGAGGAATCCGTGGTCTTTCTGGACCCCACCATCAACCCGGACGGACGCGACCGGCATACCCAATGGGCCAATTCCTACCGGGGCAACCCGCTGGTATCCGATCCACAGGACGCCGAGCACAACGAATACTTCCCCGGGGGCCGGACCAACCACTACTGGTTTGACCTGAACCGCGACTGGCTCCTGGCCATCAACCCGGAGAGCCGGGGCAAACTCAACTGGTACCACACCTGGTACCCGAACGTGGTGACGGATTTTCACGAAATGGGGACCCAGAGCACGCATTTTTTTGAGCCGATGAAAGTCAACGGTTCCCGGGACCCGATCATGCCCCGGGAGAATTACGAGGACCTGAACGAACTCTTTGCCGGCTATTTTGTCCAGGCCCACGACAGCCTGGGCTCCCTGTACTTTACCAAGGAGGTATTCGACGGGACGTACCCGGGTTACGGCTCCTCCTACCCGGACCTCCAGGGCGGGCTCGGCCTGCTTTTTGAACAGGCGAGTTCCCGCGGACACTCCCAGAAGACCGCCTACGGCAAAATCACGTTTCCCTTCACCATCCGAAACCAACTGGTCTCCGGAATGGCAACGGTTCGGGCAGCTGTAGAAAACAAGGACTACCTGCAGCGCTACCAAAAAGAATTTTTTACCAGTGCCCTGCGGAATGCCGCAGCCGGGCGTGCCCGGGCCTACCGCATCCCGGCCAATCCGGACAAAAACCGGATGAAGGCCTTCCTGGACAAGCTCCTGATCCACCGCGTAAAAGTCTATGAAGATGGTCGCGGCGGCTTTGTAGTCCCCGCCGGACAGCCCCAGTACCGGATGGTGCAGACATTTTTTGAGACGTACCGGCAATACCGGGACAGCGTATTCTACGACGCCTCCGCCTGGTCGGTTGCCAATTTCTACAATATCGACTACCGGGCAGAGCGGAATTTCCGGCTCGGGGAAGCGGTAACCAGCCTAAAAGACCTCTTCCCGGTAACCCCTGTCGAAAAATCGGAATACGCCTACCTGATCGATTGGAACGACTACAACGCCCCGGCCCTGCTCCACGAGCTCCAAAACAAGGGGCTGGTCCTGGCCAGTTCCTTCAAACCGTTCACCACCCGCACGGGGGGAGCGGAAAAGCGCTTTGGATACGGAACCCTGGTCCTGCCCGTCCAACTCCAGTCAAAATCCCCCGACGAAGTATACCAACTCCTGCGCGAAGCCCAGGAAACCCATCAGGTCCCCGCATTCGGGGTGGCCTCGGGGTACCACCTTCGGGGCATCGACCTGGGGAGCCGCTACGTAGCGCCCCTGGAACAACCCAAGGCAGCCATGCTCATCGGTGAAGGGGTCCGCTCCTACGAAGCCGGGGAAGTCTGGCATTTGCTGGATACCCGCGTCCATATGCCGATTACAAAAATCCCCCTGAGGGATTTTGGCGGTGCTTCCCTGGACGACTACAACACGCTTGTCCTGGTGAGCGGCCGCTACAGTTTTTCGGACCGGGAAGAAAGGAAAATCAAGGACTGGGTGTCCAAGGGGAATACGCTGGTGGCCATCGCCGGGGCTGCCGAATACGCCATCGAAAAAGGCTGGGTGAAGGAAAAGCTGACCGAGAAGGAACAGGATACCACCGCAGCTACTGAGCGGAAACCCTATGTGGATGCCCCGGAAAACCTCGGCAAGGAAAGCGTGGGCGGGGTGATCCTGCAGGCAGACCTGGACCGGACGCACCCCCTGGCTTTTGGCTATACGGATTCCCGGATCCCGGTGTACAAAAACAACGAGGTCTGGTTGCAGCCGTCCAAAAACCCCTATGCCACCGTCGCTGCCTATACGGAGAACCCGCACCTGGACGGATTCCTCACCCGGGAAAACCTGGAGGATTACGCCAAGGGGTCCGCTTCCCTTTTGGTGAGCCCCCTGGGAGGCGGTCGCGTGGTGCTGTTTGCGGACAACCCGAATTTCCGGGGTAGCTGGTACGGCACAAACCGCCTGTTCCTCAATGCGCTTTTCCTGGGGAACCACATCCGGGTGCCCGATTAA
- a CDS encoding ABC transporter permease — MAWRDGRASLKRLVLFMGAIVLGIGALVAIQNFGLTLENTIAGQSKELMGADYLIDMDHAPSPELLDTIRQVPGEYWQEVNFASMVAFPDREGTRLVRIRGMEAGYPIYGALETEPADAAASYQNEPGGALLDESLMTQYNLRAGDSVTIGNLTLPISGGIISAPGNTAVTTSVAPVIWMPFWRIEETGLIQTGSRVEYNFYFKAPEGADIEAIYEEWDPVMDRNNADVDLHTDTSQRLGRRFENVGRFLKLVAFVALLLGCLGIASSVHIYMREKRQFIAILKCMGATRRQTFQVFLIQICGIGLLGGLLGTGIGLALQQVFPMFVADFLPLELDWSAHWGPVVLGILLGLVMAVLFGLLPLLGTWFVSPLAALRIGMKNSRISKRLTALVLFLILLVLWGVSTGLLGQPLRALGFVAGIAVTFLILAGVAWGCMRLIRKFFPHSWGFEARQSLLNLFRPNNQTLVLILAIGIGTFLISTLYFTQDMLLIRAEVEDQRPEANLILLDVQAEQQEAVAGTTRDQGLPVIENIPIVTMRLDRIKDRRVEEIRKDTTSTINQWILSHEFRVTYRDSLIGSETLREGEWTPEYSGEGPIPVSLSDNVARDAQVTIGDRLVFNVQGVLMETEVASIREVDWGRLQLNFSVVFPPGVLESAPRFHVLTTRAPDAGTSASLQQTLVRLYPNITVLDIRQLLTVVSDILDKIGWVIRFMAFFSILTGLIVLLGAVRTSKYQRIRESVLLRTLGAESRQIVRITALEYIFLGGIGSVMGVFLALVATQLLALNIFETSFVPSWVPFAVVAPGICLMVLAIGLFNSRSVISSPPLQVLRKEGI, encoded by the coding sequence ATGGCCTGGCGCGACGGTCGTGCCAGCCTGAAGCGACTCGTCCTTTTTATGGGGGCAATCGTCCTGGGGATTGGGGCGTTGGTGGCCATTCAGAATTTTGGCCTCACCCTGGAAAATACCATTGCCGGACAGTCTAAAGAACTGATGGGGGCCGATTACCTCATCGATATGGACCACGCCCCTTCCCCGGAATTGCTCGACACGATCCGGCAGGTTCCCGGGGAGTACTGGCAGGAGGTGAATTTTGCCTCCATGGTGGCCTTCCCGGACCGGGAGGGGACCCGCCTGGTTCGGATCCGGGGGATGGAGGCAGGCTACCCCATTTACGGCGCGCTGGAAACAGAACCGGCCGATGCGGCTGCAAGTTATCAGAACGAACCGGGGGGCGCCCTCCTGGACGAGTCCCTGATGACGCAGTACAACCTCCGGGCCGGGGATTCCGTGACGATCGGCAACCTGACACTCCCAATCTCCGGGGGGATTATCTCCGCCCCGGGGAATACCGCCGTCACTACTTCTGTAGCTCCGGTTATCTGGATGCCCTTTTGGAGAATCGAGGAAACCGGCCTGATCCAGACGGGAAGCCGCGTAGAGTACAATTTTTACTTCAAGGCACCCGAAGGTGCGGATATCGAAGCTATCTATGAGGAATGGGACCCGGTCATGGACCGGAACAACGCCGATGTGGACCTGCACACAGATACGAGCCAGCGCCTGGGCCGGCGCTTTGAGAATGTCGGCCGTTTCCTGAAACTGGTGGCCTTCGTGGCCCTGTTGCTCGGCTGTCTCGGCATTGCCAGTTCCGTCCACATCTACATGCGGGAGAAACGACAGTTTATCGCCATCCTGAAATGCATGGGGGCTACCCGCCGGCAGACCTTCCAGGTTTTCCTGATACAGATCTGCGGCATCGGCCTGCTGGGCGGCCTGCTCGGGACCGGTATCGGGTTGGCCCTCCAGCAGGTATTCCCGATGTTTGTCGCCGATTTCCTGCCCCTGGAACTCGACTGGAGCGCCCACTGGGGCCCCGTGGTCCTGGGTATCCTGCTCGGTTTGGTTATGGCTGTGCTTTTTGGCCTCCTGCCGCTGCTGGGCACCTGGTTTGTCAGCCCGCTGGCGGCCCTGCGGATCGGGATGAAGAATTCGCGCATCTCCAAAAGGCTGACGGCCCTGGTCCTTTTTCTGATCCTCCTGGTGCTCTGGGGGGTATCCACCGGGCTGCTCGGACAGCCGCTCCGCGCTTTGGGCTTTGTGGCCGGCATCGCGGTGACCTTTTTGATTCTCGCCGGGGTGGCCTGGGGGTGTATGCGGCTGATCCGCAAGTTTTTTCCGCACTCCTGGGGGTTTGAGGCGCGTCAGAGCCTGCTGAACCTGTTCCGCCCCAATAACCAGACGCTGGTACTCATCCTCGCCATCGGGATCGGGACTTTCCTGATCAGCACCTTGTATTTTACCCAGGATATGTTGCTGATCCGGGCGGAAGTTGAGGACCAGCGCCCCGAGGCGAACCTGATTCTCCTGGATGTCCAGGCCGAACAACAGGAGGCGGTTGCCGGCACCACCCGCGACCAGGGGCTGCCGGTTATCGAAAACATTCCCATCGTGACCATGCGCCTGGACCGGATCAAGGACCGCAGGGTGGAGGAAATCCGCAAAGACACGACTTCTACCATCAACCAGTGGATCCTCTCGCACGAATTCCGTGTGACCTACCGGGATTCGCTGATTGGCTCGGAAACGCTCAGGGAAGGGGAGTGGACCCCCGAATATTCGGGCGAAGGCCCGATCCCGGTATCCCTGTCCGACAACGTGGCCCGGGATGCCCAGGTTACCATCGGCGACCGGCTTGTTTTCAATGTCCAGGGCGTCCTGATGGAAACCGAGGTGGCGAGCATCCGGGAAGTGGACTGGGGCCGATTGCAACTCAACTTTTCAGTGGTTTTCCCCCCGGGCGTATTGGAAAGCGCCCCCCGATTCCACGTCCTGACGACCCGGGCGCCGGATGCGGGTACATCGGCCAGCCTCCAGCAGACCCTGGTCCGCCTCTATCCGAATATCACCGTACTGGACATCCGCCAGTTGCTCACGGTGGTCTCCGACATCCTCGACAAAATCGGCTGGGTAATCCGGTTTATGGCATTTTTCAGCATTCTCACGGGCCTGATCGTCCTGCTGGGCGCTGTCAGGACCAGCAAATACCAGCGTATCCGGGAAAGCGTGCTCTTGCGGACGCTCGGGGCGGAATCCCGGCAGATTGTCCGGATTACGGCCCTGGAATACATATTTTTGGGGGGGATCGGCAGCGTCATGGGGGTGTTCCTGGCGTTGGTGGCTACCCAGTTGCTCGCCCTGAATATCTTTGAGACTTCCTTTGTGCCTTCCTGGGTGCCGTTTGCCGTCGTGGCACCGGGCATCTGCCTCATGGTATTGGCTATCGGCCTGTTCAACAGCCGGTCGGTGATCAGCAGCCCCCCGCTGCAGGTTTTGAGGAAAGAAGGGATTTGA
- a CDS encoding outer membrane lipoprotein-sorting protein: MKNLRYVLLAILVTAGFQAQAQTADEILDTYFENIGGKENFRNLEGMKITAKVNQQGMEIPLEIYQMADGRQMTVIKFQGQELKQGVFDGETLWGTNFQTMKPEKSDAESTANFKLNTNDFPDSFLDYESKGYTVELVGTETIEGTETYKIKLVREPLTIDGETREDVSFYYFDTENYVPIVMESEVHQGPMKGQTQYITFSDYQEVDGLYFPFSMSQGIKNGQSQPISMDSIELNPEVDAAAFAFPEEMTEAKD; the protein is encoded by the coding sequence ATGAAAAATTTGCGTTACGTATTATTGGCAATCCTGGTAACCGCCGGCTTCCAGGCTCAGGCCCAGACCGCCGACGAAATCCTGGATACCTACTTTGAGAATATCGGCGGGAAGGAGAACTTCAGGAACCTGGAGGGGATGAAGATAACCGCCAAGGTGAACCAGCAGGGGATGGAAATCCCTCTGGAAATATACCAGATGGCCGACGGCCGGCAGATGACCGTCATCAAATTCCAGGGACAGGAACTCAAGCAAGGCGTCTTTGACGGGGAAACCCTCTGGGGGACGAATTTCCAGACCATGAAGCCCGAGAAGAGCGATGCGGAGTCCACAGCGAACTTCAAACTGAATACCAACGACTTCCCGGATTCCTTCCTGGATTACGAATCCAAGGGGTACACCGTGGAACTCGTGGGAACTGAAACCATCGAGGGGACGGAAACCTACAAGATCAAATTGGTAAGGGAACCCCTGACGATTGACGGGGAAACCAGGGAAGATGTGTCTTTTTACTACTTCGATACGGAAAATTACGTGCCCATCGTCATGGAATCCGAGGTACACCAGGGTCCGATGAAGGGACAAACCCAGTACATCACCTTCAGCGACTACCAGGAAGTGGACGGGTTGTACTTTCCCTTTTCCATGTCCCAGGGGATCAAGAACGGCCAGTCGCAACCGATATCCATGGACAGCATTGAGCTGAACCCGGAGGTGGATGCGGCCGCCTTTGCCTTTCCCGAAGAAATGACCGAAGCAAAAGACTAA
- a CDS encoding WD40/YVTN/BNR-like repeat-containing protein codes for MKLSKLLLLLAVAVCLPAAGQQRDTLRADNLFGDLRARHIGPALMSGRINDLELHPTNNRVLYVASAGGGVWKSGDAGTTFAPIFEDHCQSIGVVTLDPTDPDNTIYVGTGETWTRNSVSVGCGLFRSGDAGATWEKLGFENSERIANILINPDNPDEIYVGVLGALWSDSEERGVYKSADGGSTWTKILYVDPRTGVADMAMDPTDPNTIYASMWEFRRTPWSFESGGGNSALYKSVDGGQSWNKIHNGFPEGKLGRLAIAAAPSNPKVLYTVIEAEQPERKGLYRSDDAGASWSQLNNDFEITVRPFYFSRIVVDPRDENVVLKAGLSGSVSRDGGKTFRNLGNMHSDIHDLAFSIVDSDIIYAGTDGGLYRSWDGGNTMEITEDLPLSQFYHISVDNATPYNVYGGLQDNGSWYGPTSAPGGIRGRHWTSIGQGDGFRVLKHATKPVIYSEMQGAQNVWRTDTEKQLIKTIQPQPSPGAEDLRFNWNAPMALSPTQPDRLYMGSQYLHKSEDMGDTWEVISPDLTTDDPAKQQQEDSGGLSMDNSGAENHTTIFTIAESPRDEQVIWVGTDDGNVQVTRDGGKTWTNTVANVPGLPANTWVYHIEASVHDAGTAYAVFEGHSHGDMTPYAYRTTDFGNTWTSIITDEVEGFARSLQEDYENPDLLFLGTEFGLFVTLDGGLSWTPFRNNLPPVAVHYLELHKGTNDLVLGTHGRGVIIIDDISPLREINAEVLGETLHFFEGEPTVIDETSSFGSSTVSTEFVGGNRSRAAQIKYFMKSRHTFGKMTMEIRDASGNKVLDLEPGKSKGINIVNWGYVRKQPKVARAKTFSFGGFTSPTVPAGSYTAVITKGRDTYEYPFELVYADNGISDEARARKYETTMELYDMTQDLAYLVYQLDAYIAQAEAAGDTRELKKLNALKETLVITTGDNYVGSAEPQLREKMADLYSKVAGSYDAPTAADRANLELIRQRFEEGKAEFESLKPKVKGGETLELADFEAFLEMD; via the coding sequence ATGAAATTATCCAAGCTGCTCCTGCTGCTTGCCGTCGCCGTATGTCTGCCGGCGGCAGGCCAGCAACGCGATACCCTCCGTGCCGACAACCTGTTCGGCGACCTGAGGGCCCGGCACATTGGCCCGGCCCTGATGAGCGGGCGTATCAACGACCTGGAACTCCACCCGACCAACAACCGCGTCCTCTATGTGGCTTCGGCCGGCGGGGGCGTATGGAAATCCGGGGATGCCGGTACCACCTTTGCCCCGATATTTGAAGACCATTGCCAATCCATCGGCGTGGTGACCCTGGACCCCACGGACCCGGATAACACGATCTATGTGGGAACCGGGGAAACCTGGACCCGGAACAGCGTCTCGGTGGGATGCGGCTTGTTCCGCTCAGGGGATGCCGGCGCCACCTGGGAGAAACTCGGTTTTGAAAACAGCGAGCGGATCGCCAATATCCTGATCAACCCGGACAATCCCGATGAAATCTACGTGGGCGTCCTCGGGGCGCTCTGGAGCGACAGCGAAGAACGCGGGGTCTATAAATCCGCGGATGGCGGGAGCACCTGGACGAAGATCCTCTATGTGGACCCCCGGACCGGGGTGGCCGACATGGCGATGGATCCCACCGACCCGAATACCATCTACGCCTCCATGTGGGAATTCCGGCGAACCCCCTGGTCGTTTGAGTCCGGCGGTGGAAACAGTGCCCTGTACAAATCAGTCGACGGCGGACAGAGCTGGAACAAAATCCACAACGGTTTCCCCGAAGGCAAATTGGGAAGGCTGGCCATTGCGGCGGCCCCGTCAAACCCCAAGGTGCTCTACACGGTCATCGAGGCGGAGCAACCCGAGCGGAAAGGCCTGTATCGCAGCGACGATGCAGGAGCCAGTTGGTCGCAACTCAACAACGACTTCGAAATAACCGTCAGGCCGTTCTATTTTTCGCGTATCGTCGTGGACCCGCGGGATGAGAACGTCGTTCTGAAAGCCGGGTTGAGCGGCTCGGTTTCCCGGGATGGCGGGAAGACCTTCCGGAACCTGGGCAATATGCACTCGGATATCCACGACCTGGCCTTCAGCATTGTGGACTCGGATATTATCTATGCCGGTACGGACGGGGGCCTGTACCGCAGCTGGGACGGGGGGAATACCATGGAGATCACCGAGGACCTGCCCCTTTCCCAGTTCTATCATATCAGTGTGGACAATGCGACGCCCTATAATGTATATGGCGGCCTGCAGGATAACGGTTCCTGGTATGGCCCGACCTCGGCTCCTGGCGGGATCCGGGGGCGCCACTGGACGTCTATCGGGCAGGGCGACGGATTCCGGGTCCTCAAACACGCCACCAAACCGGTCATCTATTCGGAAATGCAGGGCGCGCAAAACGTATGGCGGACGGATACCGAAAAGCAATTGATCAAGACGATCCAACCGCAACCCTCCCCGGGGGCCGAAGACCTTCGGTTTAACTGGAATGCGCCTATGGCGCTGAGCCCCACGCAGCCCGACAGGCTGTATATGGGCAGCCAGTACCTGCACAAGTCCGAGGATATGGGGGATACCTGGGAGGTGATCAGCCCGGACCTGACCACGGACGACCCTGCCAAACAGCAGCAGGAGGACTCCGGCGGCCTCTCCATGGATAATTCCGGTGCGGAGAACCACACCACCATCTTTACCATTGCCGAATCGCCACGGGACGAGCAGGTGATCTGGGTGGGTACTGACGACGGGAATGTACAGGTGACCCGGGACGGGGGAAAGACCTGGACAAACACGGTGGCAAATGTGCCGGGCCTCCCGGCCAATACCTGGGTGTACCACATTGAGGCGAGCGTGCACGACGCCGGCACGGCCTATGCGGTATTCGAGGGGCATTCCCATGGCGATATGACCCCCTATGCGTATAGAACCACGGATTTCGGGAATACCTGGACCTCGATTATCACGGATGAGGTTGAGGGATTCGCCCGCAGCCTGCAGGAGGATTACGAAAACCCGGACCTGTTGTTCCTGGGTACGGAATTCGGACTGTTCGTCACCCTGGACGGGGGGCTTAGCTGGACGCCGTTCCGGAACAACCTGCCCCCGGTTGCCGTACATTACCTGGAACTCCACAAGGGCACCAACGACCTGGTGCTCGGTACGCACGGCCGGGGCGTGATCATCATAGACGACATCTCCCCCTTGCGTGAAATCAATGCGGAGGTGCTCGGGGAGACGCTGCATTTTTTCGAGGGCGAACCTACCGTGATTGATGAAACCAGCAGCTTTGGCAGTTCCACGGTATCCACCGAATTTGTCGGTGGCAACCGAAGCCGGGCGGCACAGATCAAATACTTCATGAAAAGCCGGCATACTTTCGGGAAGATGACCATGGAGATCCGGGATGCCAGCGGGAACAAGGTGCTGGACCTGGAACCCGGCAAGTCCAAGGGAATCAATATCGTCAACTGGGGATACGTCCGAAAACAGCCCAAAGTGGCCCGTGCCAAAACCTTCTCTTTCGGGGGCTTTACTTCCCCGACGGTACCGGCAGGTTCCTATACGGCAGTCATCACCAAGGGCCGGGACACCTATGAATACCCCTTTGAGCTCGTATATGCCGACAACGGGATTTCCGATGAAGCCCGGGCCCGGAAATACGAAACCACCATGGAGCTCTACGACATGACCCAGGACCTGGCCTACCTCGTGTACCAGCTGGACGCCTATATCGCCCAGGCAGAGGCGGCCGGGGACACCCGGGAACTGAAGAAACTCAATGCCCTGAAGGAGACCCTGGTCATCACCACCGGCGACAATTACGTAGGTTCCGCCGAGCCCCAACTGCGGGAAAAAATGGCAGACCTTTACAGCAAGGTGGCCGGCAGCTACGACGCGCCAACTGCTGCCGACCGGGCCAATCTGGAACTTATCCGCCAGCGGTTTGAAGAAGGCAAGGCGGAGTTTGAATCGCTGAAGCCAAAAGTAAAGGGAGGGGAGACCCTGGAACTCGCCGACTTTGAAGCCTTCCTTGAAATGGATTGA